From a single Eremothecium sinecaudum strain ATCC 58844 chromosome III, complete sequence genomic region:
- the DSC3 gene encoding Dsc3p (Syntenic homolog of Ashbya gossypii ACR110W; Syntenic homolog of Saccharomyces cerevisiae YOR223W), with the protein MSTESLIPQQSQRRRCFVVIRFNDPSLQDLVLEVSSIPFRDINTKWLRNMVRQMRPSQTNNHRLKFIRSGQPLNSQSDLRLQQFFETADENDKYYVHCIVGPVLSADQHQNEDALDDIGQQPDGATSQAIGFDRLRSVGFSDDEIELLRQQFRATYGDLDENRQQNGGEGSDIRQLEEQWIETGATEQGGQFNSIPIANYKYNMDLLAGLVIGCLLGVFSILLMKHEGLFSRRQKMAVVVGVMINITFGVRNI; encoded by the coding sequence ATGTCCACAGAGTCTCTAATTCCTCAACAATCGCAACGAAGACGATGTTTTGTTGTAATTAGGTTTAATGATCCATCCTTGCAGGATCTCGTTTTGGAAGTATCCAGTATACCATTCAGGGACATAAACACGAAATGGTTGCGTAATATGGTTCGTCAAATGAGGCCCTCTCAGACAAATAATCATAGGTTGAAATTTATACGCAGTGGTCAGCCTTTGAATTCGCAGTCGGACCTACGATTACAGCAGTTCTTCGAAACAGCAGATGAAAATGATAAATACTACGTACATTGCATTGTTGGTCCTGTATTATCTGCGGATCAGCACCAAAATGAAGATGCTTTAGATGATATAGGGCAACAGCCTGATGGAGCCACTTCGCAGGCGATTGGTTTTGACAGGTTACGTAGTGTGGGGTTCAGCGATGATGAGATTGAACTGCTGCGTCAGCAGTTCAGAGCGACGTACGGGGACCTAGATGAAAATAGGCAGCAGAATGGTGGTGAAGGAAGCGATATTCGGCAGCTAGAAGAGCAGTGGATTGAAACGGGTGCTACTGAACAAGGAGGACAATTTAACAGTATTCCCATTGCCAACTACAAATACAACATGGACTTGCTTGCTGGACTGGTCATAGGCTGCCTTTTGGGAGTTTTTAGCATTCTTCTAATGAAGCACGAGGGTCTTTTTTCGAGAAGACAGAAGATGGCCGTTGTCGTAGGTGTTATGATAAATATTACGTTTGGAGTACGGAA